The Arcobacter arenosus region TTGATAACTCAGAAGCAATGATTAATCGTGCAAAAAAGAAGGCCAAAGCTTTTGGTGTTGATATTAAATTAATAAATGATGATTTAGACAATATTAGCTATGAAAATGCAAAACTTATACTTTCAAACTACACTTTACAATTTATTAGACCTCTTCAAAGAGAGAAATTAGTAAAAAAAATCTATAATAATCTACGAAATGAAGGTATATTTATTTTTAGTGAAAAGGTTATTTCATCAAATAAAATTTTAGATAAACAATATATTGATGAATACTACGAATTTAAAAAGACCCAAGGATATAGTGAATTTGAAATTGCCCAAAAAAGAGAGGCATTAGAAAATGTACTTGTTCCATATACTGAAGAAGAAAATAAAAAGATGATTTTAGATGTTGGATTTGACCACTGTGAAACACTTTTCAAGTGGGTTAATTTTGCAACATTTATTGCTATTAAAAAATAAAAAGGAATATTAATATGTTAGAAATTGGACAACAAGCTCCAGATTTTTGTGTAAAAAACCAAGATGATATTGAAATTTGTTCTAGGGATTTAAAAGGTAAATGGATTGTATTATACTTTTACCCAAAAGATTTAACTCCAGGTTGTACTACACAAGCTTGTGATTTTACTGAAGCTGAAGCACAATTTGA contains the following coding sequences:
- the cmoA gene encoding carboxy-S-adenosyl-L-methionine synthase CmoA, with product MTDKVFEKAITKQFEFDEEVASVFDDMLNRSVPFYKEMQRLTINFALNFLEENDKVYDLGCSTASTLIELSKHSHSKLDLIGIDNSEAMINRAKKKAKAFGVDIKLINDDLDNISYENAKLILSNYTLQFIRPLQREKLVKKIYNNLRNEGIFIFSEKVISSNKILDKQYIDEYYEFKKTQGYSEFEIAQKREALENVLVPYTEEENKKMILDVGFDHCETLFKWVNFATFIAIKK